The genomic DNA ttgaactttcaattttagtTGCTACAATATCACACCAACAAAAAACAATGCCAAtaaaaattagcaaaaaaaaaaaagaaaaaaattaaacacaaaatattcacaaaacactcaaaattaatttaaccTTTACGTTTCATTAAAAAaccatttcaaacaaaaattaataagaaacaccattcaaaattaaatattaacaaacaaccgtaataaatttttgtccaaattatGAATCAATTTGACATGTGAAATTTGCAAGAATAAGTTTTAGGTTGCCATTGGGTTTTGACATACGACATGAAATTCATACCATGAAAGAACTAATTGGAACAAAATGCAATTCATTGAATAAGATATTCCAACAACATAAACAAGCCTTTCAGAATACaaattctcataaaatttttgaaaaataatttttttcctagctaattttttttttttaaaaaaaaaaaaaaaaaaaaattatacaagtaTAATTAGGTAGATCAGAAATGGTCTTGGTCTTAATATGTGGAAAAAGGGGAGAAGTCCACatacctcctcaaactaccaaaacattgccAATGTTCCTTTCAATGACAAAACTATCATtcgtaaaataaaaacaaaaaattttaaaacttctaaataaaaccctaaaactcaaagtaaaaaaaataaaatccaatggttagccaattttaaaaataaaaataaaatcctttttattggaaaaaaaaaacaaaaataaaaaattcgatttcttttataaaaattgaaaattttccttttttcataattttttttaatgatattttcaaaattaaaatttccattttaaaaaaaattcgttttaaaaaattaatattttcgttttctaaaaaaaaaataaaaattttcgtctcgatttttttaaaattaaaattttcgttttttttttaaattaaaaattaaatttttattattattattattttcgaatttatagggatatttttgttttattgtaaaatttataggggcatttttatcttttttttttttttatcttgggggacattaataatgttttggtagttttgaggaACATTATCATAATTGAATATTTggaaggacattgtcaattgggtggtagtttgagagaggtATGTAAactttaccttaaaaaaaaaaaaaaaaaaaaaaaaaaaagccatgtGCTGTAGTTAATGTGCAAAAAGTACAGCCAAACACCTACTAAAGTTTCGTActgcaattaatttttttttttaacaaaaaaatcacatcaaccattaattttgttataatgaaataaaaaaaaggaaaaatataaaaaacttccCCAAATTACcaatcatttgcaatatagcttcctaatgtttaaaatgtactaaagtagcctccaaactaccaaaatgtatcaaaaagcccacttatttttttatattcatataatacccctaatcttttaacaaataaaataataaaataattgtaaaaagaaccaaacaattttttaaaaatacaaaaaaaatcaatgagcgaataaatacaaaaatatatatatattttttgaataaataaataatttaggccaactatagcgactaatttaggccaactatagtgATTATTCATGTCGtgttaaagtaaaatcaaatgtacggttcttgagatattctaaaaaaaaaatagtccttGGAGtcaaattatgttaaaaatttgtttttatttacccattgattttactttaatacaacatgaagcaatttgtaatttaggtcaactataatgactaattatttatttatttcaaaaaactctttttttttcttttgtatttattcgcccattggtttttttttNNNNNNNNNNNNNNNNNNNNNNNNNNNNNNNNNNNNNNNNNNNNNNNNNNNNNNNNNNNNNNNNNNNNNNNNNNNNNNNNNNNNNNNNNNNNNNNNNNNNATTTTTATGGGAAACAATCGAGTTAAGATCTAACtttctcataattttattccatcaaactagaaagagaagaatGAGAAAATCACTTTCGCATAATTTTATTCCATCAAAGTACTTTGTCTCTATTGAAGTACAATGCATGCTTAAATAGACAACTAAATCCTAAAGCAATGCCCACTTATTAACTCACCTAACATAATTTTATTGACTTACCTAACAATGCCTTTATTGAagcatccaaaattattttgcgtacattgacttttttttttttaaaaaaaaaaaaggtaacaaaaccttaaaattaTCACATTGATAAGCGAATAATATGTATGGCACTTCCATATATAACGGGTTAGTCAAGTTTAGAATCTCTTTGATGAATTGGattttagtcattttggagATGTAGAGCTTAGCATCCGCATCCCAATCGAGTAGCATTAACATAATCTTGAGGGCAATGTGCTGCTAATCCAGGAAATACCAATCCGACCACCCTAATCATTTTCATTAACCAACTTTCTTCGTAGTCCGGACCCAGTATATATGGGATTAGGAAACTCCGGTTCAGCTCCCAAGCTGCATTTAGATACTTTGGTATGGCCCATAATAGCGAGAAGTAGTTCTTATTCGGCTCCTCATATCGAACCTGTCCTCCAATCAAAAGGCCTAGTTTAAATCTTATTGTACCACAtctaaaatgagagagagagggagagagcacTGACCTTCCCTTTATAGAAGCTATTGTAGTAGATGCAAGGCCCCCAGTGCTCAAAAAAGAGATTAGCTTCATCATCATAAGGGATCCTAGGCACCATGTCATGGCAGTAAACATACCTCAAATGCCTGACATTATACTCCTTCAACTTCTCCTTCATATAATCTCCGAGTTGCTTGTCTCCCACCCTTGGCTGCCCAAAAGTGTACACCCCCTCCAGCCTATTCAACAACAATTCCTCCTCGTGCATTGCCAGAACAGTCACAAACAGAATCGCCAATGCTCCACCCAAGCTGTGCCCCGTCAATATAAATTTTGCACTCTCATTCTTTTCCAATATTTCTCTCAGCCTTTGTCTGATTACATAGTAAGCATATTGTGGTTGCTTACTTCCTTCTTGTATTTCTTTGGGCCACCCTTTGCCCTTTTGCCGGCCCAGAGCTTTAAAAAAGCCAGCATGAATCTTACCCACGCCTTCGAGCTTAAACCACGAGAGATCGACGTCTGTCTGCCATGCTACTGGATCGAATGGGCTGGTGCCCCTAAATGCAACCACGATCAGGTTAGGTTGAACTCTTGTATCTTGGAACATCATGGCTTGAGTCGAAACTTTTCCCATGTAATCTGTGTGTGTCAAGCATTTGGATTACCACTGTCTTTTTTTTCGAAGTCCTCGAAAACGAAGATAAAATATATTGTATAATTGCAAGCAAagcatatatatactaaaagCAATAATAGAAGcagaattatttgaaaaatgaatggTTAATTTATTCTTTAGATTTTGCGAACgttaaataaacaaatcattggGTACAAATTAGCTTAATTCATTTATCAGACAATGAGACAAGGtagaataaattaaagaatcaaTCATTGGGTGGAGCATGAGATCGACGAAAGGCGCATGGAGATCAGATGGTGCAACAAAGGGAGGCGATAGGGAGCTAAAAGGCCGAGGACCATGGTGGAGTAGGGCATAAGTACTGGAAGGGAAAGATGGAGGGTGATAAATTTGGATTGGAAAAAGCCAAATCTAAAAGCACCTATATATCCAAGACTGGCGCGGCGAATAGGAAAGAGACGATGGTAAAGGAAGACAACGGTGGTACAGAAGTTGAGGAACGGTGGAGAGGGGCTAATGGGTGGTCGGTGCTGCCATTTTTATCATGTCCTCGAGACCTTCTAATTATGTGATATTTGATACTCGATATCTTATACTCAtctaaaaatgtaatatatgtCTTATACCATGTAATGAATAGGACCGATATGTGAATAATCACCGTTTGTTAAGAGTATTACAGTTTTTATTATAAGATTTTTTACAAGTTGATTTTACAGTTtataatttgtaaaatgattAAACAGAAAAGATAACTTGTCATTCATAAATTCTTAATTATTtgatcaattatttattttcatataaatttgtatgaaaattgtaataaaaattgtagtatttcAAACATTTTTCCTAACGAGTATATTATGCAGTACCCTCCTTAATTTCCAACTCTCATATGTGGCTTCACATGAAGACTAATTAGTTTGctaattttgagaaaaccccAACTCAGTCGACAGATTATTTTCTACACTTGTAGTAATCTAGGACTGTGTTTGTCTAACCATACACTTTTAAGGAATAGTATAGTTGCTTCTTACCGTTCCAAAAGTTGTAGAACCCCAAGTATTCCATCTGgcaaaaaaagaatgaaaaagaaaatgaatctcCATTCATGGGCATAtcataaaattaaataacagAGATGTATTATATTTTGCTATATAAATGATACTTACTCTCCATTGATCTTTGATTGTGGTTTGAACGAATGCTTCATTTTCGTATGCCAATTTGGAGGCCATCATAGCAAGGGAAGCGTTGTATTTTGGGTTTTCAGGTCTAATGTTTTTGTCTAATTCCACTCTCTGATCAAGATTTCCCAACACAGACGTGAACGTCGCCGATGACCTATCCGGCCACACCACATTTCCTGCATGAATTAACCCAATCATTGTTTAATAGCATTATTACTGCATGCATGCAATTTTGGTCATACAAATGCTTGATGCAAATTCCTTTCTCTTTggaactaaaaagaaaaaaaagaaaaaaaaaaaaattaaccgaACCTTTTAAGAGATTTGACAAGAGCACGAGAAATCCCCCGTTTTGTGAAAGAAGATTCAGCCACAGCTCCAGCATATGCCCCACCTGAACCAAGGGCTTTCCCCAGTAAAGGAGGAGTTTCTGAGCAAGGAGGGAGTTGAATATATACCATCGGCGCCAAAAATCATCCTTTTCCTTGTTCCGGCGGTGGATGAATCTACTTGTTTCTGATGTAGAGGAAAGCAGAAAGCGAACAAGATCATATAAACTTGCATTTTCTGACTCAAGCAAATAATGATCACAGAATTGATCACTCTCACAAGGCCCCATGGCTTAGAagcaatgaagaagatgattgaTGAGTTGCGACGTCTCAATTGagaatactttggcatatataggCAAGTgatttcatatttatatatgaTATGTATTGTACTCAAGGACGGAGCCAGGAACTGTTATGGGTAAGAGCCAAGAGTCAACAAAATTTGCTACTAGCTAGGGACCAGTTggctgaattttattttttttttaccttaaaatttttttgttgttaaaaattGAGGGGGACCATGGCCAATACCAATCCCCACCTCTCTCCGTCCTTGATTgaacttattcatttttttgacattaaatattttttaataaaccGGAAATCGTGGTTAAAGCAAAAACATTTTCGAttgattagaatttttttttttagtcttagtaaaacaatttctctttttaagcATATGTGGGGATGGTCCCATGCGAGGTGGTTCGGCAATcccaaatagccaaaaaaaaacaaaaattgagggCTACCCCAATGCCATAGGGGTGTTTCGCACATCCCCATTTAGCACACTAACaaattatgtcaatttttttaacaacataaacaaatttttccttttttgcttATCGCATAGAGGATTTGATcagtttttaaaactaaaaaaaaactagttgTCAAAACTCGAAATTACAGGGACCAAAATGGATTTATCTCTTATTTTAATTGTGTTCCTGCCTCTTGCAAATATTAACAATTTCTTTTGACGACAATGGTTTCCTATTTAATTGAGCAATATACTAAGTAGgattaattacaaaataaatgcaGAGTTGATATTCTTGGTTTCAAACTAAACTCTAGAGTTTTAATTGCAATAAGTAATAGGAGAATTACttcaaaagttggactttttgtctaaaattttaaattattaattaattaattaattacatttatattttttcaaactttttttaaaaaaaaatagcaattttacaCCAACCGCCAACGACCCTCCGCCTAAGGTCAATGCTGCTAGTTGCCACCATTTCATTGGGGTTGTTTGCCAATGAACCCAAAAAAACGCCTCAATTCATTTCAATTAATTCAACtccaatattcttattttttacatcatatcaatcacattatactactattcaaatatattactattcaaataatatactattcaaatatactactattcaaatatattactattcaaataatatactattcaaatatactactattcaaataatatatatatatagaaacaaaaaaatttgactttttcacatcaaacatttttaattaattttttcacatatcaatcaaatcttattACAGTTTTatgcagcttttttttttcttttttttctttttcttttttgtctaaCCAATGGCAAACAACAGAGAAATTACCTAAGAAACGTGGTACGACAATTAAGATGAAATTTGTggacaaaatataaataaatgtgGCTATGAGTCTATGACTCTGAAGGATATGAGAAAGACTGACAGCAAAATAACCTAATAAACGTCGTCCGACAATTAAGATGAAATTTGTggacaaaatataaataaatgtgGCTATGAGTCTATGACTCTGAAGGATATGAGAAAGTCTGACAGCAAAATAACCAAAGAAACGTGGTACGACAATTAAGATGAAGGAAAAGATGGTTTGTGGACAAAATAAAGATAGCTGTAGCTATGAGTCTATGACTCGGGAGGATATAAAGGCCGTGTTTGCCAAGAGGCTGGACCTGACCAAgtcttattttcaaaaaaaaaaaaaatctcaaaattaaatttaatattcttattttttatattataatcactttttattattattcaaataaaaaaatcattacaaaataaattttttttttatataaaatattcttatttttttctctcatattaatcaaatctgctacaatttcatttcacttttttatccattccattgccaaacacagtcAAAGTGTTTTCAACCACTAAATTAGgctcttttttaaaaagtatatatatatatatatatatatattccttaatGGTCAAAtgactattaataaaataataagagaagaaaattggttttgctagataataaagaaaattttattttcccaCTTTCTGATATATGCATGCTTGCTGAGTGCTGAGGTTGCTTTTGCAAGATAATAACgtttgtggtgttttttggtttgaattttttattgtagCTTTTTAGTCTTTTCCACGCGTTTTGCTTACAAACAGATGCATGATGGCTCCCTGATGCAtgtggaaaataaaataaacctaatttTTCCTGATTGACATTTCATAAGTATAGACTTATGAAATGTCAATCAAGAAAAATTCTTGTGGAAAAGATTAGCTGTCTATACTTATGAAATGTCAGTCAAGAAAAGTTCTtgtggaaaataaaaattcttgtGGAAAAGATTAGCAGTCTATACTTATGAAATGTCAATCAAGAAAAATTCTtgtggaaaataaaaattcttgtGGAAAAGTTTAGCAGTCTATACATATGTTTCTTAATActtttttatggtatttttaaaaataattttttttaaaaaaaatgcttttatgTGACCTAAAGATAAAAAGAGTTTTGAGTGTTATGTGCTTTAGGTTATTAACAAGTTATGTGCTTtaggttatttgttaatgtaaaacatcaagtttttttttttttatataaaaaaaaaaaaagtgtgct from Corylus avellana chromosome ca6, CavTom2PMs-1.0 includes the following:
- the LOC132185702 gene encoding triacylglycerol lipase OBL1-like — protein: MGPCESDQFCDHYLLESENASLYDLVRFLLSSTSETSRFIHRRNKEKDDFWRRWYIFNSLLAQKLLLYWGKPLVQVGHMLELWLNLLSQNGGFLVLLSNLLKGNVVWPDRSSATFTSVLGNLDQRVELDKNIRPENPKYNASLAMMASKLAYENEAFVQTTIKDQWRMEYLGFYNFWNDYMGKVSTQAMMFQDTRVQPNLIVVAFRGTSPFDPVAWQTDVDLSWFKLEGVGKIHAGFFKALGRQKGKGWPKEIQEGSKQPQYAYYVIRQRLREILEKNESAKFILTGHSLGGALAILFVTVLAMHEEELLLNRLEGVYTFGQPRVGDKQLGDYMKEKLKEYNVRHLRYVYCHDMVPRIPYDDEANLFFEHWGPCIYYNSFYKGKVRYEEPNKNYFSLLWAIPKYLNAAWELNRSFLIPYILGPDYEESWLMKMIRVVGLVFPGLAAHCPQDYVNATRLGCGC